A window of Candidatus Gorgyraea atricola contains these coding sequences:
- a CDS encoding glycosyltransferase family 2 protein, producing the protein MSVFIVIPTYNEKRTIGPIVRKLRTMDFRVVVVDDGSRDHTIVEANKFGAELVVHSKNVGKGRCIREGMEYALDNGCDFVITMDGDGQHDLAEIDKFIKEHKRSGADIVLGNRMRNPKKMPFVRRCTNVFMSFIISLILGEKVEDSQCGYRLLSRNAIDKMNLRTTKYEIESEMLLEAKRHNLRITFVDIDSIYGSESSQINPFFDTLRFIKLIIYESLWRRF; encoded by the coding sequence ATGAGCGTATTTATAGTCATCCCAACTTATAATGAGAAAAGGACTATTGGTCCTATCGTGAGGAAACTCAGGACAATGGATTTCAGGGTCGTGGTCGTGGACGATGGTTCACGTGATCACACTATTGTAGAGGCGAATAAATTCGGGGCAGAGCTCGTGGTGCATTCTAAAAATGTAGGCAAGGGCCGGTGCATAAGAGAAGGCATGGAATACGCCCTGGATAATGGCTGTGATTTTGTCATCACTATGGATGGTGATGGCCAGCATGATCTTGCAGAGATCGATAAATTCATAAAAGAACACAAACGATCAGGCGCGGATATTGTACTTGGCAATCGAATGCGCAATCCAAAGAAAATGCCTTTTGTAAGGCGGTGCACAAATGTATTTATGTCTTTTATAATATCGCTTATCCTGGGGGAGAAGGTGGAAGATTCGCAATGCGGATACAGGCTCCTGTCCAGGAACGCTATTGATAAAATGAATCTAAGGACGACAAAGTATGAGATAGAATCAGAGATGCTCCTTGAGGCAAAAAGACATAATTTGCGCATAACGTTTGTGGATATAGATTCGATCTACGGGAGTGAATCCAGCCAGATCAATCCCTTTTTTGATACGCTCAGATTTATAAAGCTTATCATCTATGAATCCCTGTGGAGACGTTTTTAA
- a CDS encoding lysophospholipid acyltransferase family protein — MFFYILYRIGFFLSNALPLKVVYWLAERFADIHYCISKKDREAVTENLSTVLKKDIAGSRVLARKVFRNFGLYLVDFFRIPKLNKENIDRNVKIEGLENIDKALKENKGAIILSCHIGNWEIAGVAVGIKGYDISAVTLNHRHDRINDFFIKQREENGMKVIGMSSVMRGCIRTLLRNGMLALVGDRDFTDSGVTLEFFGVPTSIPKGPAALSLKTGSPIIPGFCIRHDRFSYKLIFEKPIEIKKIPGMTEEEMIKRATESFVPVMEKYIKAYPEQWLVFRRFWEAPTDAFVL, encoded by the coding sequence ATGTTTTTTTATATTTTATACAGAATTGGTTTTTTTCTTTCGAATGCCCTGCCGCTAAAGGTTGTATACTGGCTTGCAGAGAGATTCGCTGATATTCATTATTGCATTTCAAAAAAAGACAGAGAGGCTGTCACTGAGAATTTAAGTACAGTGCTTAAGAAAGATATTGCAGGGTCTCGCGTATTGGCAAGAAAGGTCTTCAGGAATTTTGGTCTGTATCTTGTGGATTTCTTCAGAATACCAAAACTTAATAAAGAAAATATTGATAGAAACGTTAAGATCGAAGGCCTTGAGAATATTGATAAGGCTTTAAAAGAAAATAAAGGCGCCATTATTCTCAGCTGTCATATTGGCAACTGGGAGATAGCCGGAGTGGCAGTAGGCATAAAGGGCTATGACATATCCGCTGTTACCTTGAATCACAGGCACGACAGGATAAATGATTTTTTTATTAAACAGAGAGAAGAGAACGGCATGAAAGTGATCGGGATGAGCTCTGTTATGAGAGGCTGTATCAGGACGTTATTGAGAAACGGCATGCTTGCATTGGTCGGAGACAGGGATTTTACGGATTCTGGCGTAACCCTGGAGTTCTTCGGTGTGCCAACAAGCATTCCAAAGGGTCCAGCAGCGCTTAGTTTAAAGACAGGCTCACCGATTATACCAGGATTTTGTATACGTCATGATAGATTTAGCTACAAGTTAATATTTGAGAAACCCATTGAAATAAAAAAGATACCGGGCATGACAGAAGAGGAAATGATTAAAAGGGCAACAGAAAGTTTTGTACCTGTAATGGAAAAATATATCAAGGCGTATCCAGAACAGTGGCTTGTATTCAGGAGATTCTGGGAGGCGCCCACAGACGCGTTTGTGCTTTAA